Part of the Bacteroidota bacterium genome is shown below.
CAATGTTAAGACGAATTCTTACCTGAGAATGGCCAACGGCCAATGGTCAGCCCTTTCAAATCCTGTCAATCAATGGGATAATTGTAATTCGGCCATTTTATACCTGAATCAGTTCCTTTCCATCGTGGATACGGTGACCTGGAAATGGTCGAGTGCAGAAATCAATACCCTGATGAAACAGCGCTTTACCGGAGAGGCTTATGCTTTAAGGGGCTTGTTTAA
Proteins encoded:
- a CDS encoding RagB/SusD family nutrient uptake outer membrane protein, which gives rise to MILSFAFSSCNELMDPLNDNHSTFNRVYNDPAFAEGLLITAYTKIPTNGLTYNDVATDDAVSNVKTNSYLRMANGQWSALSNPVNQWDNCNSAILYLNQFLSIVDTVTWKWSSAEINTLMKQRFTGEAYALRGLF